The following coding sequences are from one Pirellulales bacterium window:
- a CDS encoding TolC family protein, giving the protein MPKTWMFLFVAVGLALGCQSTRSPAPPSPLRKTADGNSLSASRVQNTTRAANASITQPVAPSFWRENSPSAAQRVLNIPDKTNPPPSHADQDIQLAKHTQAEVPRQPDDGAGAPLPPPPAPPESTVPGTATQASPPAANASEQPDAPLPPLPTEKGNGVEEIPRGAAAGKAPTAPKVLLPQVINSVYRSYPLLESAIYSRDLAAGNYLAASGAFDTKIKASSENMPLGFYENYRHSVGFVQPLFPGSDLFGGYRIGRGEFQPWYLERETNKGGEFKLGMYVPFAKNRIIDERRAELSRAMLERRYAEPDIQAQLIDFVQEASYAYWEWVAAGQARKIAQGILDLALDRTDRIRKQVEAQLIDPPELTDNLRLVAERQVKLAETERKLWEKSVKLSLYLRDANGEPVVPTLEQIPDFPSIRPLDPRGLVTDIQAAYYNRPDLALYDILRQELEIDLNLAKNETLPEVDAQVYGSQDVGEPTSSKRDKSPFELEAGVYVDVPLQRRKGWGKIQAVQAKISQLRAKRELAEDKISAQVQSAYAAMVATYVQVQRASEAVRYAEELAERERLNFSEGLSDMLKVTLREQYAIEAAMKEIEARAQFHEAEADYRAALGLDRLP; this is encoded by the coding sequence ATGCCAAAAACATGGATGTTTTTGTTCGTGGCGGTTGGGTTGGCGCTAGGGTGCCAATCCACGCGCTCTCCCGCGCCCCCATCCCCCTTGCGGAAAACCGCTGACGGCAATTCTCTTTCTGCTTCCCGGGTGCAAAATACAACTCGGGCGGCAAACGCGTCTATCACCCAGCCGGTCGCCCCCAGCTTTTGGCGGGAAAATTCCCCATCCGCCGCACAACGGGTTTTAAACATCCCTGACAAAACTAATCCGCCTCCTTCCCACGCGGATCAGGACATTCAGTTGGCAAAGCATACACAGGCGGAGGTACCGCGGCAGCCGGATGACGGAGCGGGTGCGCCGTTACCACCCCCTCCAGCTCCACCCGAGTCAACCGTCCCTGGAACCGCAACGCAAGCATCACCGCCTGCGGCTAATGCATCTGAACAGCCGGATGCCCCGTTGCCACCACTTCCGACAGAGAAGGGAAATGGCGTCGAGGAAATCCCGCGAGGAGCGGCGGCGGGTAAGGCTCCCACGGCCCCCAAGGTGCTTTTGCCGCAAGTGATCAATTCGGTCTATCGCAGTTATCCGCTGCTAGAGTCCGCGATTTATTCGCGTGATTTGGCGGCGGGAAATTATCTGGCCGCCAGCGGCGCGTTTGATACCAAAATCAAAGCCTCCAGCGAGAATATGCCCCTCGGTTTTTACGAAAACTACCGCCATTCGGTGGGCTTTGTTCAGCCACTGTTTCCCGGCTCGGATTTGTTTGGCGGATACCGCATAGGGCGGGGAGAATTTCAACCCTGGTATCTGGAACGCGAAACCAATAAAGGGGGCGAATTTAAACTAGGGATGTATGTTCCGTTTGCCAAAAATCGGATCATCGACGAACGGCGGGCGGAATTATCCCGCGCGATGCTAGAACGCCGCTATGCCGAGCCGGACATCCAAGCGCAGTTAATCGACTTTGTCCAAGAAGCCAGTTACGCCTATTGGGAATGGGTGGCGGCGGGCCAGGCCCGCAAGATCGCGCAGGGGATTTTGGACCTCGCCCTGGACCGGACGGATCGAATCCGTAAGCAAGTCGAAGCACAGTTGATTGATCCGCCGGAACTGACGGATAATTTGCGGTTGGTGGCGGAACGGCAGGTAAAATTAGCCGAAACCGAACGTAAGCTGTGGGAAAAGAGCGTGAAACTGTCGCTTTATTTACGGGATGCCAACGGCGAGCCGGTTGTCCCGACACTGGAGCAAATTCCCGATTTCCCCTCCATTCGGCCGCTTGATCCCCGGGGGTTGGTCACGGATATTCAGGCGGCGTATTACAATCGGCCCGACCTGGCGTTGTATGACATACTGCGGCAAGAGCTCGAAATTGATCTAAACTTGGCCAAAAATGAGACCCTACCCGAGGTCGATGCGCAGGTCTACGGGTCGCAGGATGTGGGTGAGCCAACTAGTTCTAAGCGGGATAAATCCCCCTTTGAGTTAGAAGCGGGAGTGTATGTGGATGTGCCGTTGCAGCGGCGCAAGGGATGGGGCAAAATTCAAGCGGTACAGGCCAAGATCAGCCAGTTGCGGGCCAAGCGGGAACTGGCCGAGGATAAAATTAGCGCTCAGGTCCAGTCCGCGTACGCCGCCATGGTCGCCACCTATGTGCAGGTTCAACGGGCTAGCGAGGCGGTCCGTTATGCCGAGGAACTCGCCGAGCGCGAGCGGCTGAATTTTTCCGAGGGGTTAAGCGATATGCTCAAAGTAACCCTGCGCGAGCAATACGCCATTGAGGCCGCGATGAAAGAGATCGAGGCCCGGGCCCAATTTCACGAAGCCGAGGCCGATTATCGCGCGGCCCTGGGGTTGGACCGGCTGCCATAG